The following proteins come from a genomic window of Salvia hispanica cultivar TCC Black 2014 chromosome 4, UniMelb_Shisp_WGS_1.0, whole genome shotgun sequence:
- the LOC125218011 gene encoding putative HVA22-like protein g — translation MIGAFLTRALVLIFGYVYPAYECFKTVEMNKPDINQLRFWCQYWILVAGLTVCERIGDIFIGWVPMYGEAKLAFFIYLWFPKTKGTAYVYDSFFRPYVAKHETEIDRNLVELKLKAGDMAVSYWQKVATYGQTRIFDILQYIASQSPPPRPVQRVEKSTNGQPQPTSPASGASSSEQLDDSTDEAERSQDSKPKTAPAVVLSEQKTTPALPLTETAKPSTSSEMQVDSAPPAPKEAAQPPTPQEVVMEDPVRMTRARSRRTRHPSSDRVDK, via the exons ATGATCGGAGCTTTTCTCACTAGAGCACTTGT GCTGATATTTGGCTATGTTTATCCTGCTTATGAATGCTTTAAAACTGTGGAGATGAATAAGCCTGACATTAACCAACTTCGGTTTTGGTGCCAGTATTg GATTTTGGTTGCTGGATTGACTGTGTGTGAAAGGATTGGTGATATTTTCATTGGCTG gGTTCCAATGTATGGTGAAGCTAAGTTGGCCTTCTTTATATACTTATGGTTTCCTAAAACAAAG GGAACTGCTTATGTTTACGACTCCTTCTTTAGACCATATGTTGCGAAGCATGAAACAGAAATTGATCGTAATTTGGTAGAGCTGAAATTAAAAGCTGGAGATATGGCTGTCTCATACTGGCAGAAGGTTGCAACCTATGGTCAGACTAGAATTTTTGATATTCTGCAGTATATTGCTTCGCAGTCGCCTCCACCTCGACCAGTTCAG AGAGTTGAGAAATCCACAAATGGACAACCACAACCCACATCTCCTGCTTCTGGTGCATCTTCAAGTGAGCAGCTAGATGACTCAACAGATGAAGCAGAGCGTTCGCAAGATTCAAAACCTAAAACTGCACCCGCAGTCGTCTTGAGTGAGCAGAAAACAACTCCAGCCTTACCCCTCACTGAGACGGCGAAACCTTCGACTTCCAGTGAAATGCAAGTTGATTCAGCCCCTCCAGCACCAAAGGAAGCCGCTCAACCTCCTACTCCGCAAGAAGTAGTCATGGAAGATCCTGTCCGAATGACACGAGCTAGGTCTCGCAGAACACGCCATCCATCGTCGGATCGCGTAGATAAGTAG
- the LOC125218218 gene encoding laccase-12-like has translation MEVFNHKSSNSNILSFFAFTLLALLLITTPLANAKVHSHHFVVQSTPVKRLCKTHNTITVNGMYPGPTLEVENGDTLVVNVVNRARYNVTIHWHGVRQMRTAWADGPEFITQCPIRPGKSYTYRFTIQGQEGTLWWHAHSSWLRATVYGALIIRPKQGDSYPFPKPHRETPLLLGEWWDANPIDVVREATRTGAAPNVSDAYTINGQPGDLYNCSSKDTVIVPIKSGETNLLRVVNSALNQELFFKVANHKLTVVGADASYLKPFTTSVIMLGPGQTTDVLITANQPPNRYHIAARAYASAQGAPFDNTTTTAILQYSSSCSRGKCTSSKPVKAVMPAFNDTATATAFTTSLRSPRRVENVPTKIDHDLFFTVGLGLNKCPGRARARNCQGPNGTRFAASMNNVSFVLPSNFSLLQAHQQGVPGVFTTDFPARPPRQFDYTGNVSRSLWQPTRGTKVYKLKYGETVQVVLQGTSIFTAENHPIHLHGYDFYIVAEGFGNFDRRKDTAKFNLVDPPMRNTASVPVGGWAVIRFVADNPGVWLMHCHLDVHITWGLAMAFLVENGVGELQTLQPPPPDLPVC, from the exons ATGGAGGTATTCAATCACAAGAGTAGCAATAGCAacattctctctttctttgcCTTCACATTGCTAGCCTTGCTCCTCATTACCACTCCCCTAGCAAATGCCAAAGTGCATAGTCATCATTTCGTC GTTCAATCAACACCAGTGAAGAGGCTGTGCAAAACCCACAACACGATCACGGTCAACGGGATGTACCCGGGGCCGACCTTGGAGGTGGAAAACGGCGACACCCTCGTCGTCAACGTTGTTAACCGAGCTCGTTACAACGTCACCATCCACTG GCATGGAGTGAGGCAGATGAGAACTGCTTGGGCTGATGGGCCAGAATTCATCACCCAATGCCCCATCCGGCCCGGTAAGAGTTACACTTACCGGTTCACGATTCAAGGACAAGAAGGAACTCTTTGGTGGCACGCCCACAGCTCGTGGCTCCGAGCCACGGTCTATGGAGCTCTCATCATTCGCCCTAAACAAGGAGACTCCTATCCCTTCCCTAAGCCCCACCGTGAAACTCCCCTTCTTcttg GTGAATGGTGGGATGCAAATCCCATTGATGTTGTGAGAGAAGCTACGAGAACCGGAGCCGCTCCTAACGTCTCCGATGCATACACCATCAACGGCCAGCCCGGTGATCTATACAACTGCTCTAGCAAAG ACACGGTGATAGTACCAATCAAGAGCGGAGAAACAAATCTCCTAAGAGTTGTGAACTCCGCTCTGAACCAAGAACTCTTCTTCAAAGTCGCCAACCACAAGCTGACGGTGGTCGGGGCCGACGCCTCGTACCTCAAGCCCTTCACCACCTCCGTCATCATGCTCGGGCCGGGCCAGACCACCGACGTCCTCATCACCGCCAACCAGCCCCCCAACCGCTACCACATCGCCGCACGCGCCTACGCCAGCGCCCAAGGCGCCCCCTTCGAcaacaccaccaccaccgccatcCTCCAATACTCCTCCTCCTGCAGCCGCGGCAAATGCACCTCCTCGAAGCCCGTCAAAGCCGTAATGCCCGCCTTCAACGacaccgccaccgccaccgccttCACCACCAGCTTACGAAGCCCGAGGCGAGTCGAAAACGTCCCCACAAAAATCGACCACGACCTTTTCTTCACGGTCGGGCTCGGGCTCAACAAGTGCCCGGGGCGGGCCCGGGCCCGAAACTGCCAGGGCCCGAACGGGACCCGGTTTGCGGCCAGCATGAACAACGTCTCGTTCGTGCTTCCGTCAAACTTCTCCCTCCTGCAGGCGCACCAGCAGGGCGTGCCCGGGGTTTTCACGACCGATTTTCCGGCCAGGCCGCCCAGGCAGTTCGACTACACGGGCAACGTGAGCCGGTCGCTGTGGCAGCCGACCCGGGGCACGAAGGTGTACAAGCTGAAATACGGGGAGACGGTGCAGGTTGTTTTGCAGGGGACGAGTATCTTCACGGCGGAGAATCATCCCATCCATCTCCATGGCTACGATTTCTACATCGTGGCGGAGGGGTTCGGGAATTTCGACCGGAGGAAGGACACGGCCAAGTTTAATCTGGTGGACCCGCCGATGAGGAACACGGCGAGTGTGCCGGTTGGTGGTTGGGCCGTGATCAGATTTGTTGCTGACAATCCAG GAGTGTGGTTGATGCATTGCCATTTGGATGTGCATATCACGTGGGGTTTGGCGATGGCTTTCCTCGTTGAAAATGGTGTCGGAGAACTTCAAACGTTGCAGCCACCACCGCCGGATCTTCCCGTTTGCTAG
- the LOC125219001 gene encoding tRNA (adenine(58)-N(1))-methyltransferase non-catalytic subunit trm6 has protein sequence MSPNNSEENSSGSQNSRITWDGCSVLLDINDGDRVLFARLTAGSKVKIGDKNCSLQPLIGCPFGSSFQVEVGAEGPFLAPIAPNAEGNGLSEKADDQTMEECRDNRALVDNNTAQSLTGEDIDGMRKKGATGDEIVQALIANSATFEKKTAFSQEKYRIKKQKKYAPRVLLRRPFARSICEAYFKKHAEKIGFLRVDTLSLLLSLANVTAHSNVLVFDMLEGIVTGSVAERMGGTGYVCNPHCGTTPLPISIVRMFNFSDETCKRILHASLTELQPSNGEISIPSDQLVDECSIKENKDTLSSSAKDLVNMEEISTTNMDTDNNVAASPKCAKTVKAGEKAPPETIKHWKEHGFSSLIIAAPNLDAWDIAKDLVPLLSYSAPFVIYHQYLQPLATCMNNLQSNKMAINLQVSEPWLREYQVLPSRTHPHMQMSSSGGYLLSGTRISSTDQN, from the exons ATGTCGCCGAACAATTCAGAAGAAAATTCGAGCGGGAGTCAGAACAGTAGAATCACCTGGGATGGCTGCAGTGTGTTGCTGGACATCAACGACGGCGATCGAGTGCTTTTTGCTCGCCTCACTGCCGGCTC GAAAGTAAAGATAGGAGACAAGAATTGCTCTCTGCAGCCTTTGATTGGGTGCCCGTTTGGGTCTTCGTTTCAGGTGGAGGTTGGCGCAGAGGGACCATTTCTAGCCCCGATTGCTCCAAATGCAGAAG GTAATGGCCTCAGCGAGAAAGCGGATGATCAAACTATGGAGGAGTGCAGAGATAATCGTGCATTAGTTGATAATAACACAGCCCAGTCTCTCACGGGTGAAGACATAGATGGCATGCGCAA AAAGGGAGCTACTGGTGATGAAATAGTTCAGGCTCTTATTGCAAACAGTGCGAcatttgaaaagaaaacagCTTTTTCACAG GAAAAATATCGCATTAAAAAGCAGAAAAAATATGCGCCAAGAGTACTTCTAAGACGTCCATTTGCAAGAAG CATCTGTGAAGCATATTTCAAGAAACATGCTGAGAAAATCGG ATTTTTGCGGGTGGATACCTTGTCCCTTCTGCTTTCCTTGGCTAATGTCACTGCACACTCAAATGTACTTGTATTTGATATGCTCGAGGGTATAGTTACTGGCTCTGTTGCAGAGCGGATGGGAG GAACGGGTTATGTATGCAATCCACATTGTGGAACCACTCCGTTACCCATTAGTATTGTCCGGATGTTCAATTTCAGTGATGAGACTTGCAAAAG GATATTACATGCTTCGCTCACTGAGTTACAACCCTCCAATGGCGAAATTTCAATACCCAGTGACCAGCTTGTAGATGAATGtagtataaaagaaaat AAAGATACCCTGTCCTCTTCAGCTAAAGATTTGGTGAATATGGAGGAAATCAGCACCACGAATATGGACACCGACAATAATGTGGCTGCTTCTCCAAAATGTGCTAAAACTGTCAAGGCTGGTGAGAAGGCACCCCCAGAGACTATCAAACACTGGAAGGAACACGGCTTTTCCAG TTTGATAATCGCGGCTCCAAACTTGGATGCTTGGGACATTGCAAAAGACCTGGTGCCACTTTTGTCATACTCGGCGCCATTTGTGATTTATCACCAGTACCTCCAG CCTCTAGCGACATGCATGAACAACCTGCAGAGCAACAAAATGGCCATCAACTTGCAAGTTTCCGAACCTTGGTTACGCGAATATCAG GTTCTTCCCTCAAGAACACATCCACATATGCAGATGAGTTCATCAGGAGGCTATCTGTTGAGTGGTACTCGGATAAGTAGCACTGATCAAAATTAG